The following coding sequences are from one Acidobacteriota bacterium window:
- a CDS encoding cytosine permease, giving the protein MQAADLGPVPEAEKTQSPVDLFLIIAGANLVATTLQTGASLAPAFGLGQAALLAGGGIVLGTALVAALTPLGPRLGVPSVIACRAALGLRGGALVSLILYVTNFAWIAVNNVIAASACARLAGGPASVKFWALGLGLLATAVVAGGPRAVGHADRVAVPLLLVVGGILTFAFLRLPAAVTAAPGNGSMTAVRGLDVVIGYQVSWLLVFGDYPRYTRSPGKAAAAVFLGLAATSLWFVPLGFVAARAAGSTNPGAMIAAAGLGGLGALLLALATLTTNFVNIYMSALAWKSLVPAANDRASVWTIGVVGALLSLFSGWLDRYADFMLLLGGLLVPVGGVLLAHFFLLRMPVSVPELYDEKGPASRHGGFAIPGMCGWAAGAAAYFLAGSTGGTLPALATALVVTWGLERWIEP; this is encoded by the coding sequence ATGCAGGCCGCCGACCTCGGGCCCGTCCCCGAAGCCGAGAAGACGCAGTCGCCCGTCGACCTCTTCCTCATCATCGCGGGCGCGAACCTCGTCGCGACGACGCTCCAGACGGGCGCGAGCCTCGCGCCCGCGTTCGGCCTCGGGCAGGCCGCGCTCCTCGCGGGCGGCGGCATCGTCCTCGGCACCGCGCTCGTCGCCGCGCTCACGCCTCTCGGGCCGCGTCTCGGCGTCCCGTCCGTCATCGCCTGCCGCGCGGCGCTCGGCCTGCGCGGCGGGGCGCTCGTCTCGCTCATCCTCTACGTCACGAACTTCGCATGGATCGCCGTGAACAACGTGATCGCGGCCTCCGCGTGCGCGCGGCTCGCCGGAGGGCCGGCGAGCGTGAAGTTCTGGGCGCTCGGGCTCGGCCTCCTCGCGACGGCTGTCGTCGCGGGCGGACCGCGGGCGGTCGGCCACGCGGACCGCGTCGCCGTGCCCCTCCTCCTCGTCGTCGGCGGCATCCTGACGTTCGCGTTTCTGCGCCTCCCGGCGGCCGTCACGGCGGCGCCCGGCAACGGCTCGATGACGGCGGTGCGGGGCCTCGATGTCGTGATCGGTTACCAGGTCTCGTGGCTCCTCGTCTTCGGCGACTACCCGCGCTACACGCGCTCGCCGGGGAAGGCCGCGGCCGCCGTGTTCCTCGGCCTCGCGGCGACGAGCCTGTGGTTCGTGCCGCTCGGTTTCGTCGCGGCGCGCGCCGCGGGCTCGACGAACCCCGGCGCGATGATCGCGGCCGCGGGGCTCGGCGGCCTCGGCGCCCTCCTCCTCGCCCTCGCGACGCTCACGACGAACTTCGTGAACATCTACATGTCGGCGCTGGCGTGGAAGAGCCTCGTCCCGGCTGCGAACGACCGCGCGTCCGTCTGGACGATCGGCGTCGTCGGCGCGCTTCTCTCGCTCTTCTCGGGCTGGCTCGATCGCTACGCGGACTTCATGCTGCTGCTCGGCGGCCTCCTCGTGCCCGTGGGCGGCGTCCTGCTCGCGCACTTCTTCCTGCTCCGGATGCCCGTCTCCGTTCCGGAGCTGTACGACGAGAAGGGGCCTGCCAGCCGCCACGGCGGCTTCGCGATCCCCGGGATGTGCGGCTGGGCCGCGGGCGCGGCCGCGTACTTCCTCGCCGGGTCGACGGGCGGAACGCTGCCCGCGCTCGCGACGGCGCTCGTCGTCACGTGGGGGCTCGAGCGATGGATCGAGCCGTAG
- a CDS encoding alpha/beta fold hydrolase, with the protein MDGRNGTGFSPAWGLRGAHVQTVWGRLARSRRQVPLRREALTAPDGDTLFLDHADAPVPDGAPPLVILHGLEGSSHSVYAQGLLALGVAAGLRASVLNFRFCARDLLDLSKTLPNGRPRLYHSGETTDFDFVLRTLAARHGRPVLAAGVSLGGNVVLKWLGEHPGERLVAAAATLSVPYDLAAGDRHMASFPSALYVRAFVKTLVPKAESIVRRFPEAAARLDLPRAARAWTFREFDDAATAPLHGFAGADDYYTRSSSLRVLGTIDVPTLCLSALDDPFVPPESVDAARAAASPSVRFLVTERGGHAGWVAARGLRPVYWGEEEAISFLARQSGAVSLGS; encoded by the coding sequence ATGGACGGGAGAAACGGCACCGGCTTCTCGCCCGCGTGGGGGCTACGAGGCGCGCACGTCCAGACGGTCTGGGGGCGGCTCGCCCGCTCCCGGCGGCAGGTGCCGCTCCGCCGCGAAGCGCTCACGGCGCCCGACGGCGACACGCTGTTCCTCGATCACGCAGACGCGCCCGTCCCGGACGGCGCGCCGCCGCTCGTGATCCTCCACGGGCTCGAAGGCAGCTCGCACTCCGTCTACGCGCAGGGCCTCCTCGCGCTCGGTGTCGCCGCGGGGCTCAGGGCCTCGGTCCTGAACTTCCGCTTCTGCGCACGCGACCTCCTAGACCTCTCGAAGACGCTCCCGAACGGGCGGCCGCGGCTCTACCACTCCGGCGAGACGACGGATTTCGACTTCGTCCTCCGGACGCTCGCCGCGCGCCACGGGCGGCCCGTCCTCGCGGCGGGCGTGTCGCTCGGCGGAAACGTCGTCCTCAAGTGGCTCGGCGAGCACCCCGGCGAGCGCCTCGTCGCCGCGGCGGCGACGCTCTCGGTCCCGTACGACCTCGCCGCCGGCGACCGCCACATGGCGTCCTTCCCGTCCGCGCTCTACGTGCGCGCGTTCGTGAAGACGCTCGTGCCGAAGGCCGAGTCGATCGTGAGGCGCTTCCCCGAGGCCGCGGCCCGGCTCGACCTCCCGCGCGCGGCGCGCGCGTGGACGTTCCGCGAGTTCGACGACGCGGCGACGGCCCCGCTGCACGGATTCGCGGGCGCCGACGACTACTACACCCGCTCGAGTTCCCTCCGCGTCCTCGGGACGATCGACGTGCCGACACTCTGCCTCTCGGCCCTCGACGATCCGTTCGTGCCGCCGGAGTCCGTCGACGCCGCGCGCGCCGCGGCATCCCCCTCGGTCCGCTTCCTCGTCACGGAGCGCGGCGGCCACGCGGGCTGGGTGGCCGCGCGCGGGCTCCGCCCCGTCTACTGGGGAGAAGAGGAGGCCATTTCCTTTCTCGCGCGGCAGTCCGGCGCGGTTAGTCTCGGCAGCTGA
- a CDS encoding n-acetylglutamate synthase — MSDVDFDGRRFRTVRNSADGESGSETVFHYRQKGAVVWATYHGGDVSFGTLLARAAADGRLEMVYQHLNKNGDFRAGRCRARTEVLPDGRYRLHERWVWTEGAEGAGRSLTEEITRRRPRRSGAVG; from the coding sequence ATGAGCGACGTCGACTTCGACGGTCGGCGCTTCCGGACGGTCCGCAATTCCGCCGACGGCGAGTCCGGCTCCGAGACCGTCTTTCACTACCGGCAGAAGGGCGCCGTCGTCTGGGCGACCTATCACGGCGGCGACGTCTCGTTCGGAACGCTGCTCGCCCGCGCGGCCGCGGACGGACGCCTCGAGATGGTCTACCAGCATCTGAACAAAAACGGCGACTTCCGCGCGGGCCGGTGCCGGGCGCGAACGGAAGTCCTCCCGGACGGGCGGTACCGCCTCCACGAGCGGTGGGTCTGGACGGAGGGGGCCGAGGGTGCCGGCCGCTCGCTGACGGAGGAGATTACGCGGCGGCGCCCTCGCCGTTCCGGCGCGGTCGGATGA
- a CDS encoding TonB-dependent receptor: MRRTGLRVLLSLALLLSAVAGLAQSVTTATLRGRVTNEGQGLPGVLVTVKSGTLQGARTASTSANGDFVFPGLPPGAYTVSFALQGFRNESRAQPLTVGQEARLDVVLALAGVEAAATVVAKSETVATSTPQAAQTFTKELTDQLPVTRSLLSTVSLAAGVNTNGPGSSDRLGNGVNPVVTISGGQSFDNLFTVDGAVVTDNIRGTPNNLFIEDAIAETTTSTSSVSAEFGRFTGGVVNTVTKSGGNAFSGSFRTTFTNAAWSATTPANEATPQKVNPQYEATLGGPIWKDHVWFFGSGRYFDQTASGQTSFSNVSFPIGDTEKRYQAKLTLTPVSNHTLTGNYLRVDEEQTNSSFGTIMDLLSLVPARQLPQEILTVNYNGVLSNSFFVEGLYSRRKFSFENSGSPYKDLIQGTLMRDQSRGNARYNAPTFCGVCDPESRDNRDYLIKGTWFLSTGSLGSHNIVAGYDNFAGQRKANNYQSGSNYRLFTTSTIFANGDIYPVIGPSSYIYYTPITNLSKGTDALTHSVFLNDSWRLNDRLSVNLGVRWDKNHAADSNGVVRADDSAVSPRLAASFDVTGKGTLRVGASYAKYVGAIQDSLVDSSSDGGSPSTFIWYYDGPGATPINTPGSGGPLVTRAQALQQVFNWFFAQGCPDLTTCRLPLAYANIPGLTTLIQGSLSSPSTIEYAATVAGNVGSSFAYRVDLVRREGRDFYNNVINGATGTGVDEFGNRFDIGYVNNADTVERNYTGLHTSLSYRNGGFNGGVNWTWSHTLGNLNGETAASGPVPNAGDTYPEYKNPAWNNPYGSLATDERHRVKLYASYTLPFVPAKVGSLNVSAIQSIDTGVPFGAVGLVDTRNYVTNAPAYVTPPTSVNYYFTARDAFRTDTILRTDLSLNFSTRIANAVEIFIQPQVLNVLNRQGLVGVSTTVRTAVNVPGGYQKFNPFTSAPAQGTNWDYSSTFGRARNNLDYQLPRTFTLAAGVRF, translated from the coding sequence ATGCGCCGAACCGGACTTCGCGTCTTACTCTCCCTCGCTCTTCTCCTTTCCGCCGTGGCCGGGCTCGCCCAGAGCGTGACGACCGCGACGCTTCGGGGTCGCGTCACGAACGAGGGGCAGGGCCTTCCCGGCGTCCTCGTGACGGTGAAATCAGGCACCCTGCAGGGCGCCCGCACGGCCTCGACGTCCGCGAACGGCGACTTCGTGTTCCCCGGTCTGCCGCCCGGCGCGTACACGGTGTCGTTTGCGTTGCAGGGCTTCAGGAACGAGTCGCGCGCGCAGCCGCTCACGGTCGGGCAGGAGGCGCGGCTCGACGTCGTGCTCGCGCTCGCGGGCGTCGAGGCGGCCGCGACCGTCGTCGCGAAGTCGGAGACGGTCGCGACCTCGACGCCGCAGGCGGCGCAGACGTTCACGAAGGAGCTCACGGACCAGCTCCCGGTCACGCGGTCGCTCCTGTCGACGGTCTCGCTCGCGGCGGGCGTGAACACGAACGGTCCGGGCTCGAGCGACCGCCTCGGGAATGGCGTCAATCCCGTCGTGACGATCTCCGGCGGCCAGTCCTTCGACAACCTCTTCACGGTGGACGGCGCCGTCGTGACGGACAACATCCGCGGCACGCCCAACAACCTCTTCATCGAGGACGCGATCGCCGAGACCACGACGTCCACCTCGTCCGTGTCCGCCGAGTTCGGCCGATTCACGGGCGGCGTCGTGAACACCGTCACGAAGTCGGGCGGCAACGCCTTCTCGGGCTCGTTCCGGACGACGTTTACGAACGCCGCGTGGTCGGCGACGACGCCCGCGAACGAGGCGACGCCGCAGAAGGTGAATCCCCAGTACGAGGCGACGCTCGGCGGGCCCATCTGGAAGGACCACGTGTGGTTCTTCGGGTCCGGCCGGTACTTCGACCAGACAGCCTCGGGCCAGACGAGCTTCTCGAACGTCTCCTTCCCGATCGGGGACACGGAGAAGCGCTACCAGGCCAAGCTCACGCTCACGCCCGTCTCGAATCACACGCTGACCGGCAACTACCTGCGCGTGGACGAGGAGCAGACGAACTCGTCCTTCGGGACGATCATGGATCTCCTGAGTCTCGTGCCGGCGCGACAGCTTCCGCAGGAGATCCTGACCGTCAACTACAACGGCGTCCTGTCGAACTCGTTCTTCGTCGAGGGCCTCTATTCGCGCCGGAAGTTCTCGTTCGAGAACTCGGGCTCTCCGTACAAGGACCTGATCCAGGGCACCCTCATGCGCGACCAGTCGCGCGGCAACGCCCGGTACAACGCGCCCACGTTCTGCGGCGTGTGCGACCCGGAGTCGCGCGACAACCGCGATTACCTCATCAAGGGCACGTGGTTCCTCTCGACCGGGTCTCTCGGCTCGCACAACATCGTCGCCGGCTACGACAACTTCGCCGGGCAGCGCAAGGCAAACAACTACCAGTCCGGCAGCAACTACCGCCTCTTCACGACGTCGACGATCTTCGCGAACGGCGACATCTACCCTGTGATCGGGCCGAGCTCCTACATCTACTACACGCCGATCACGAACCTCTCCAAGGGCACGGACGCCCTCACGCACTCCGTATTCCTCAATGACTCCTGGCGCCTGAACGACCGGCTCTCGGTGAACCTCGGCGTGCGCTGGGACAAGAACCACGCCGCGGACAGCAACGGCGTCGTTCGCGCTGACGACAGCGCCGTCAGCCCGCGCCTCGCGGCGTCGTTCGACGTGACCGGCAAGGGCACGCTTCGCGTCGGCGCGAGCTACGCGAAGTACGTCGGCGCGATCCAGGACAGCCTCGTGGACTCCTCGTCGGACGGAGGCTCGCCCTCGACGTTCATCTGGTACTACGACGGTCCCGGCGCGACGCCGATCAACACGCCCGGGAGCGGCGGGCCGCTCGTGACGCGCGCTCAGGCGCTTCAGCAGGTCTTCAACTGGTTCTTCGCGCAGGGATGCCCGGACCTCACGACGTGCCGGCTCCCGCTCGCCTACGCGAACATCCCCGGCCTCACGACGCTCATCCAGGGTTCCCTGTCCTCGCCGTCCACGATCGAGTACGCCGCGACGGTCGCCGGCAACGTGGGGTCCTCGTTCGCCTACCGGGTCGACCTCGTGCGGCGTGAGGGCCGCGACTTCTACAACAACGTGATCAACGGCGCGACGGGAACGGGCGTTGACGAATTCGGCAACAGGTTCGACATCGGCTACGTGAACAACGCCGACACCGTGGAGCGCAATTACACGGGGCTCCATACGAGCCTTTCCTACCGCAACGGCGGCTTCAACGGCGGCGTCAACTGGACCTGGTCCCACACGCTCGGCAACCTGAACGGCGAGACCGCCGCGTCGGGCCCCGTCCCCAACGCCGGCGACACGTACCCCGAGTACAAGAATCCGGCCTGGAACAACCCGTATGGCTCGCTCGCGACGGACGAGCGCCACCGCGTGAAGCTCTACGCGTCGTACACCCTGCCCTTCGTCCCGGCGAAGGTGGGTTCGCTGAACGTCAGCGCGATCCAATCCATCGACACGGGCGTTCCGTTCGGCGCCGTCGGCCTCGTCGATACGCGCAACTACGTCACGAACGCGCCGGCCTACGTCACCCCGCCGACCTCCGTGAACTACTACTTCACCGCGCGCGACGCGTTCCGCACGGATACGATCCTCCGCACGGACCTTTCCCTGAACTTCTCCACGCGGATCGCAAACGCCGTGGAGATCTTCATCCAGCCACAGGTGCTGAACGTCCTGAACCGCCAAGGCCTCGTGGGCGTCAGCACGACCGTCCGCACGGCCGTGAACGTCCCCGGCGGCTACCAGAAGTTCAATCCCTTCACGTCTGCGCCGGCCCAGGGAACGAACTGGGACTACAGCTCGACGTTCGGCCGCGCCCGAAACAACCTCGACTACCAGCTTCCCCGCACCTTCACGCTCGCGGCCGGCGTGAGGTTCTGA
- a CDS encoding histidine kinase — translation MTLARGKKAAFIFGVWTAAGVFFASQLYFLYPITSGGREISFGRALLINVPFYWLWALLTPAILGLARRFPLERSRWKRNLAVHAGASVALSVIQLLVAGALLYAVVHSGGTSTLSWALGSFFRLNFHANVLTYAALVALAWAAETYAKYRDRELAASRLQTQLVSAELGALKMQLQPHFLFNTLNAIAALLKPKPEAAESMVLQLAEFLRLTLRSTGRVEVTLREELDFLERYLAIEKTRFGDRLSTHFRIRSDVLDARVPNLLLQPLVENAIRHGIARDANAGRLEVGATREGGRLLLRVADDGPGLGPAPVVEGIGLTNTRERLRHLFGDDFSLSYANVAGGGFAVALAFPLVVELPAAEGDPGEAPAAYGF, via the coding sequence ATGACCCTCGCCCGCGGGAAGAAAGCCGCCTTCATCTTCGGCGTCTGGACGGCCGCCGGCGTCTTCTTCGCGAGTCAGCTCTACTTTCTCTACCCGATCACGTCCGGGGGCCGCGAGATCTCCTTCGGCCGCGCGCTCCTCATCAACGTGCCCTTCTACTGGCTCTGGGCGCTCCTGACGCCCGCGATCCTCGGTCTCGCGCGGCGCTTCCCGCTGGAGCGCTCACGCTGGAAGAGGAACCTCGCGGTGCACGCGGGGGCCAGCGTCGCCCTCTCGGTGATCCAGCTCCTCGTCGCGGGAGCGCTCCTCTACGCGGTGGTCCATTCGGGCGGCACGAGCACCCTCTCGTGGGCGCTCGGGAGCTTCTTCCGCCTGAATTTTCACGCGAACGTCCTGACCTACGCGGCCCTCGTCGCCCTCGCGTGGGCCGCCGAGACCTACGCGAAGTACCGCGACCGCGAGCTCGCGGCGTCGCGGCTCCAGACGCAGCTCGTGAGCGCCGAGCTCGGCGCGCTGAAGATGCAGCTCCAGCCGCATTTCCTCTTCAACACGCTCAACGCGATCGCGGCGCTCCTGAAGCCAAAGCCCGAAGCGGCCGAAAGCATGGTCCTCCAGCTGGCCGAGTTCCTGCGGCTCACGCTCCGCAGCACGGGGCGGGTGGAGGTGACGCTCCGCGAGGAGCTCGACTTCCTCGAGCGGTACCTCGCCATCGAGAAGACGCGGTTCGGGGACCGCCTCTCGACGCACTTTCGCATCCGCTCGGACGTCCTCGACGCGCGCGTGCCGAACCTGCTCCTGCAGCCCCTCGTCGAGAACGCGATCCGCCACGGAATCGCGCGCGACGCGAACGCCGGCCGTCTCGAGGTGGGCGCGACGCGCGAGGGCGGCCGCCTTCTCCTGCGCGTGGCGGACGACGGGCCGGGGCTCGGACCCGCGCCCGTCGTCGAGGGGATCGGCCTCACGAACACGCGCGAGCGCCTCCGCCACCTCTTCGGCGACGACTTCTCGCTGTCCTACGCGAACGTCGCCGGGGGAGGGTTCGCGGTCGCGCTCGCGTTCCCGCTCGTCGTCGAGCTGCCGGCCGCCGAGGGCGACCCGGGCGAGGCGCCCGCCGCGTACGGCTTCTAG
- a CDS encoding Mov34/MPN/PAD-1 family protein: MTRSRLAAAALAGWSALAVAAPSVTGRLELEAAIRRGAPAEVESVLETGLRGEAFRLWKAGGFGGDRSERAAWVVRAPSGVAWRDWPWDRRYLESRWLGPTPGEAVAIVHTHPAVVDPRPSVTDRATATRLGIAVYTVSRRGIWKVEPDGTVTRIGDETWWAGCETAGSCRESDSVRVARASAAPPAALETAALPLRITE, translated from the coding sequence ATGACACGCTCCCGCCTCGCCGCCGCCGCACTCGCCGGGTGGAGCGCGTTGGCGGTTGCCGCGCCCAGCGTCACCGGCAGGTTGGAACTCGAAGCCGCCATTCGCCGCGGCGCGCCCGCGGAAGTGGAGTCCGTCCTCGAGACCGGGTTGCGCGGCGAGGCGTTCCGGCTCTGGAAAGCCGGAGGGTTTGGCGGCGACCGTTCCGAGCGTGCCGCGTGGGTCGTGCGGGCCCCGTCGGGCGTGGCGTGGCGGGACTGGCCCTGGGACCGCAGGTACCTGGAGTCGCGATGGCTGGGGCCGACGCCCGGCGAGGCCGTGGCGATCGTCCACACGCATCCCGCGGTGGTGGACCCGCGGCCGTCCGTCACGGACCGCGCGACGGCGACCCGGCTCGGGATCGCCGTCTATACGGTTTCCCGGAGGGGGATCTGGAAGGTCGAGCCCGACGGAACCGTCACGCGGATCGGGGACGAAACCTGGTGGGCCGGGTGCGAAACCGCCGGGTCCTGCCGCGAAAGCGACTCGGTCAGGGTCGCGCGGGCCTCCGCGGCGCCGCCCGCGGCCCTGGAAACCGCGGCGCTTCCGCTGCGTATCACGGAGTAA
- a CDS encoding response regulator transcription factor: MRPNVRTLIVDDEPLARERLRTLLADEPGVEVVGECGDGCQAVVAIEELKPDLVFLDVQVPNLDGFRILESVGADRIPAIVFVTAYDHYALRAFDVRAVDYILKPFGRERLQKALAHARAQITREKSTDISGQLVALLEEIRPQKSYLKRIMIKSGGRLYFLRTADIDWVEAAGNYVRLHVGAESHLLRETMNGLEAKLDPERFIRIHRSTMVNIERIKELQPWFHGDYVVILRDDRQLTMSATYREKLDELRGRALPA, from the coding sequence ATGCGCCCGAACGTCCGCACGCTCATCGTCGACGACGAGCCTCTCGCCCGTGAGCGGCTCCGCACGCTTCTCGCGGACGAGCCGGGCGTCGAGGTCGTCGGGGAGTGCGGCGACGGCTGCCAGGCCGTCGTCGCCATCGAGGAGCTCAAGCCGGACCTCGTGTTCCTCGACGTCCAGGTCCCGAATCTCGACGGATTCCGCATCCTCGAGAGCGTCGGAGCGGACCGCATCCCCGCCATCGTCTTCGTGACGGCTTACGACCATTACGCGCTGCGGGCGTTCGACGTGCGCGCCGTCGACTACATCCTGAAGCCCTTTGGCCGCGAGCGACTCCAGAAGGCGCTCGCGCACGCGCGCGCCCAGATCACGCGCGAGAAATCGACCGACATCTCCGGGCAGCTCGTCGCGCTCCTCGAGGAGATCCGCCCCCAGAAGAGCTATCTCAAGCGGATCATGATCAAGTCCGGCGGGCGCCTGTACTTCCTGCGCACGGCCGACATCGACTGGGTCGAGGCGGCGGGCAACTACGTGCGGCTTCACGTCGGCGCCGAGTCCCACCTCCTGCGCGAGACGATGAACGGCCTCGAGGCGAAGCTGGACCCGGAGCGCTTCATCCGGATTCACCGCTCGACGATGGTGAACATCGAGCGGATCAAGGAGCTCCAGCCCTGGTTCCACGGCGACTACGTCGTGATCCTCCGGGACGACCGGCAGCTCACCATGAGCGCGACGTACCGCGAGAAGCTGGACGAGCTGCGCGGGCGAGCGCTGCCGGCGTGA